Proteins from a genomic interval of Toxoplasma gondii ME49 chromosome Ia, whole genome shotgun sequence:
- a CDS encoding WD domain, G-beta repeat-containing protein (encoded by transcript TGME49_294250~Predicted trans-membrane domain (TMHMM2.0):404-427), translating into MATISYVEYPIYSIATDGEIVATSGGGGGSDYGIEDQLETHRVNLETGQLLPVISTAEAGGVVDSLCFNKNVDLWCGCCQGQVVLIQKDKDHGLGVVARFGPPPVSSGKRPRLITARFSPSGEIVVAGGEDKVVRVWRIARTGASSERGNVPPAAKEGWEATLVCELRGHEGDIKDCCVSSDSSLVASCGADSKLCLWDWRTGALLHSIEKRNPRKAEEKLTFRCGRFLPTPPGVPANSGQRLIAVACGLRGPSYFVGWSIAFGGSAPSQLPAPTYDKKSEDSAPSEGSNKASQSLPPSASSVTVTQLCESMCDDSVPCCQAEISTDGQLIAVGFADGKCKVYNRGLSLVAQSSKHDLPVTGLCFLNNNKTLVSTSADYSVVTLDLTRRSRGICGRCCCCRKRACFCGFLIFLFLLLVGGFAVHHIASLGYLHFISQHDAAQMGLYRQTMEDLVIQQRLHDLEIEQKEERRRSGGEARLGRERSAPPRQTDRKAHKQDQARRGGAYRHKTSATVKDEL; encoded by the exons ATGGCGACTATCTCCTACGTGGAATATCCCATTTACTCT ATTGCCACAGATGGAGAAATCGTGGCGACGTCGGGAGGCGGGGGCGGGTCGGACTATGGAATCGAAGATCAGCTT GAAACGCACAGAGTGAATCTAGAGACAGGCCAGCTGCTGCCGGTGATCAGCACGGCCGAGGCGGGCGGCGTCGTCGACTCACTCTGCTTCAACAAAAAC GTCGACCTCTGGTGCGGATGTTGCCAGGGTCAAGTCGTGCTCATccagaaagacaaagaccACGG ACTGGGCGTCGTCGCTCGCTTCGGACCGCCGCCGGTTTCGAGCGGGAAGCGACCGCGTCTG ATCACAgcccgcttctctccgtccgGTGAAATTGTCGTCgcgggaggcgaagacaaaGTCGTTCG CGTCTGGCGGATAGCCCGGACTGGTGCCTCCAGTGAGAGAGGCAACGTCCCTCCTGCGGCGAAAGAAGGCTGGGAGGCTACACTCGTCTGCGAGTTGCGAGGACACGAAGGTGACATCAAGGACTGCTGCGTTAGCAGTGACAGCAGTCTG GTCGCGTCTTGCGGAGCAGACAGCAAGCTTTGTCTCTGGGACTGGCGGACGGGCGCTCTTCTACACAGCATTGAGAAGCGGAATCCGAGAAAAGCCGAAGAAAAACTGACATTTCGGTGTGGCAG ATTCCTCCCCACACCTCCAGGTGTACCAGCAAACAGCGGCCAGAGACTGATCGCTGTCGCTTGCGGGCTGAGAGGCCCGTCATACTTTGTTGGATG GTCGATTGCCTTTGGAGGCAGCGCGCCGTCGCAACTGCCCGCCCCGACCTACgacaagaagagcgaggactCTGCTCCGTCTGAGGGCTCAAACAAGGCATCCcagtctctccctccttccgcctcttctgTCACCGTAACACAGTTGTGTGAATCCATGTGCGACGATAGCGTCCCGTGTTGCCAGGCCGAGATTTCGACTGATGGACAACTCATCGCGGTGGGCTTCGCGGATGGAAAATGTAAAGTGTACAACCGAGG GCTGTCGCTTGTGGCCCAGAGTTCGAAACATGATCTCCCAGTCACTGGGTTGTGCTTTTTGAACAACAACAAAACTCTCGTCTCTACTAGCGCTGACTACTCTGTGGTG ACTCTCGACCTAACTCGCCGTTCTAGAGGAATTTGTGGTCGGTGCTGCTGCTGTAGGAAGCGAGCGTGCTTTTGCGGGTTCCtcatttttctcttcctgctcttgGTGGGCGGCTTTGCAGTTCACCATATTGCCTCTCTCGGCTATCTTCACTTCATAAGTCAGCATGACGCTGCTCAGATGGGCTTGTACAGGCAGACAATGGAGGACCTTGTGATCCAGCAGCGTCTGCACGATCTCGAAAtcgagcagaaagaagaacggagacgctcggggggagaggcgagactTGGGCGAGAGCGTTCTGCACCGCCACGTCAAACAGATAGAAAGGCGCATAAGCAAGACCAAGCACGACGTGGGGGGGCGTACAGACACAAAACAAGCGCAACGGTCAAGGACGAACTGTGA
- a CDS encoding NEK kinase (encoded by transcript TGME49_294260~Gene product name based on ToxoDB Community Expert Annotation. Predicted member of protein kinase subfamily Other;NEK;NEK1, (PMID:22047078).) gives MEKYELIRHIGRPRQGNCAALMLAQERDSSKIYAVKVVSLSQLGIEGYSRGTLESALKEVEMFSDLSHPFIVNCRRTFVEGGQLYIVLDYADGGDLHGRIVRMRAKHSLFDESTILRWFVQLCLAVNFLHEKNIVHRDIQSRNVFLDGHDPGSVKLGDIAIPRVLQNRQDLASTSVATSGYVSPGTCEERPYSFKSDVWSLGCILYELACLELPFDGASVQAAVGSIGKRQFNSVNPKYSEATAKLIEEMLSDDPGKRPTTAQILSRPHLQSHLQLILREKKLITAPPAPESSERDRIRQIQNELLGFHGTLHVLKSQGPSCRHLEAEEADAVPSPLSSIPPLQFTGSDMPLTQATQTCDSPGDEQSGKIEWNLQQETPTNVADSFSVPVHNGVPRSDGTRNAAEDVKRESSKQKEQSLRHHEEELSNIRQQYQRDRWRLAEKHRQRIERSYEYNADTNEPDKAKQVCQSFITPKVPRR, from the exons ATGGAAAAGTACGAGTTAATCCGTCATATCGGGCGCCCCCGGCAAGGTAACTGCGCTGCTTTAATGCTTGCGCAAGAAAGGGACAGCTCCAAAATATATGCTGTCAAAGTGGTTTCTTTGTCTCAACTGGGAATTGAAGGTTATTCGAGGGGCACACTGGAGTCGGCTTTAAAGGAGGTTGAGATGTTTTCAGACTTATCTCACCCATTCATTGTGAACTGTAGACGCACTTTTGTGGAGGGTGGACAGTTGTATATCGTGTTGGACTACGCCGATGGGGGCGACCTCCACGGCCGAATAGTTCGGATGAGGGCAAAACATTCGTTGTTCGACGAAAGCACCATTCTTCGGTGGTTTGTGCAGCTTTGCTTAGCCGTAAATTTTTTGCATGAGAAGAACATTGTGCATCGAGACATACAGTCGAGAAACGTCTTCCTGGACGGCCATGACCCCGGCTCAGTGAAACTCGGAGATATTGCAATTCCAAGGGTCCTTCAGAATAGGCAAGACCTCGCCAGCACGTCAGTTGCCACTTCTGGCTACGTT TCGCCAGGGACATGCGAAGAGAGGCCGTACAGTTTCAAGTCCGATGTCTGGTCACTAGGGTGTATCCTGTATGAGCTCGCCTGCCTGGAACTTCCTTTCGATGGAGCTTCAGTACAAGCTGCTGTCGGGTCAATCGGGAAAAGACAGTTCAATTCAGTGAACCCGAAGTATTCAGAAGCTACAGCGAAACTTATCGAAGAGATGCTCTCCGACGACCCGGGCAAACGACCGACAACAGCCCAAATCCTAAGTAGACCACACCTTCAATCGCACTTACAGCTTATTTtacgagagaagaaactcatAACAGCGCCGCCTGCTCC AGAGTCGTCAGAAAGAGATAGGATTCGCCAGATTCAGAACGAACTTCTGGGGTTCCACGGCACGCTGCATGTATTAAAAAGCCAAGGGCCAAGCTGTCGGCACctcgaggcagaagaggctGACGCAGTTCCATCTCCACTGTCTTCTATCCCCCCCTTGCAGTTCACAGGCAGTGACATGCCTTTGACGCAGGCTACACAAACGTGTGATAGCCCCGGTGATGAACAAAGCGGGAAGATTGAGTGGAACCTACAGCAGGAGACTCCCACCAACGTAGCTGACAGTTTCTCTGTACCTGTGCACAACGGTGTACCGAGATCTGATGGAACGCGAAATGCGGCCGAAGACGTGAAGCGCGAGAGTAGCAAGCAGAAGGAACAGTCTCTGCGACATCATGAAGAGGAACTCAGCAATATTCGACAGCAATATCAGCGGGACAGGTGGCGTCTCGCCGAGAAACACCGACAGAGGATTGAGCGCAGCTACGAGTACAACGCAGACACAAACGAACCCGACAAAGCCAAGCAGGTCTGTCAATCATTTATAACACCCAAAGTGCCCAGACGGTGA